A genomic stretch from Aminobacter aminovorans includes:
- a CDS encoding SUF system Fe-S cluster assembly protein: MEDAIAATVDDTAPETAGKALVSASAIPADELARLTDDIVSALKTVYDPEIPADIYELGLIYKIDIEDDRTVKIDMTLTAPGCPVAGEMPGWVQNAVGAVEGVSGVEVAMTFDPPWTPDRMSEEAQVAVGWY, encoded by the coding sequence ATGGAAGACGCTATCGCCGCCACAGTTGACGACACTGCGCCGGAAACGGCGGGCAAGGCTCTCGTTTCGGCTTCGGCCATCCCGGCCGACGAGCTTGCGCGGCTGACCGACGACATCGTCTCGGCTCTGAAGACGGTCTATGACCCGGAAATCCCTGCCGACATCTATGAACTCGGCCTGATCTACAAGATCGACATCGAAGACGACCGCACCGTCAAGATCGACATGACGCTGACAGCTCCAGGCTGCCCAGTGGCCGGCGAGATGCCCGGCTGGGTCCAGAACGCCGTCGGCGCCGTCGAAGGCGTGTCTGGCGTCGAGGTTGCCATGACCTTCGATCCGCCGTGGACACCCGACCGCATGTCAGAAGAGGCCCAGGTGGCGGTTGGTTGGTATTGA
- a CDS encoding cysteine desulfurase, with amino-acid sequence MDQKVEDSTYDVEAIRRDFPILSREVYGKPLVYLDNGASAQKPQVVIDAIANAYSNEYANVHRGLHFLSNAATDAYEKARESVRRFLNAPDVNQVIFTSNATSAINTVAYGYGMPNIGEGDEIVLSIMEHHSNIVPWHFIRERQGAKLVWVPVDDLGTFHIEEFEKRLTDRTKLVAITHMSNALGTVTPIKEICRIAHARGIPVLVDGSQSAVHMPIDVQDLDCDFFVMTGHKLYGPSGIGVLYGKRELLERMRPFHGGGEMIVEVTEDIVTYNEPPHRFEAGTPPIVQAIGLGAALDYIDGIGRERIAAHEAMLRDYAHERLRSINSLRIFGDAPGKGAIVSFELQGIHAHDVSMVIDRQGVAVRAGTHCAQPLLKRFGVTSTCRASFGMYNTKAEIDILAEALEKARKFFG; translated from the coding sequence ATGGATCAGAAGGTCGAAGACAGCACCTATGACGTCGAGGCCATCCGCCGCGACTTCCCGATCCTGTCGCGCGAGGTCTATGGCAAGCCGCTCGTCTATCTCGACAACGGCGCCTCGGCCCAGAAGCCGCAGGTCGTCATCGATGCCATCGCCAACGCCTATTCCAACGAATACGCCAACGTCCATCGCGGCCTGCATTTCTTGTCCAATGCGGCGACCGACGCCTATGAGAAGGCGCGCGAGAGCGTGCGCCGCTTTCTCAATGCGCCTGATGTCAATCAGGTCATCTTCACCTCCAACGCCACCTCGGCGATCAACACCGTCGCCTATGGTTACGGCATGCCGAACATCGGCGAGGGCGACGAGATCGTGCTCTCGATCATGGAGCACCACTCCAACATCGTGCCGTGGCATTTCATCAGGGAACGCCAGGGCGCCAAGCTGGTCTGGGTGCCGGTCGACGACCTCGGCACTTTCCACATCGAGGAATTCGAGAAGCGCCTGACCGACCGGACAAAACTGGTCGCGATCACCCATATGTCGAACGCGCTCGGCACGGTGACGCCGATCAAGGAGATCTGCCGCATTGCGCATGCGCGCGGCATCCCGGTTCTTGTCGACGGTAGCCAGAGTGCTGTTCACATGCCCATCGACGTGCAGGACCTCGACTGCGACTTCTTCGTCATGACCGGCCACAAGCTCTACGGACCCTCTGGTATCGGCGTGCTCTATGGCAAGCGCGAGCTGCTCGAGCGCATGCGCCCGTTCCACGGCGGCGGCGAGATGATCGTCGAGGTGACCGAGGACATCGTCACCTACAATGAGCCGCCGCACCGCTTCGAGGCCGGCACGCCGCCGATCGTCCAGGCCATCGGCCTCGGTGCCGCACTCGACTACATCGACGGCATCGGCCGCGAGCGCATAGCAGCGCATGAGGCGATGCTGCGTGACTACGCCCATGAGCGACTGCGCTCGATCAATTCGCTGCGCATCTTCGGAGATGCGCCAGGCAAGGGCGCCATCGTCTCGTTCGAGCTACAGGGCATCCACGCCCACGACGTGTCGATGGTCATCGACCGCCAGGGCGTCGCAGTGCGTGCCGGCACGCACTGCGCCCAGCCGCTGTTGAAACGCTTCGGCGTAACCTCCACATGCAGGGCGTCGTTCGGCATGTACAACACGAAGGCCGAAATTGACATTTTGGCCGAAGCGCTTGAAAAAGCGCGTAAATTCTTCGGGTGA
- the sufD gene encoding Fe-S cluster assembly protein SufD, producing MNIRAEIQRTPAEAAIIDAFGERLSLLPGDGAVMIKRDNAIEQIKAGLPTRRVESWHYTDLRRLLASVPAFDASAAAKTIAPLLEGSTLLPIVNGVSATTPSVEGVTFQRLGDKLVDGSYAPALVTYGSDDTVGALNTAFVGDGYFVDIEDGAQVEKPIELQNIQAGGQVHVRLPVRVGAGARVTIVERQTGEGAGLVSSVSQLLLGDDAEVLWLIVQDQPETATHLAQFKAELGKNAKLTLFVMNAGGKLVRQEVIVKATGEGADFKLRGVNLLAGDCHVDVTMVLDHAVPHTSSTEVVRNVVTGRAKGVFQGRINVHQIAQKTDARMACNTLLLSDDGEFSTKPELEIFADDVACGHGATVTEIDRNHLFYLMARGIDEKSARGLLVRAFLAEVIEELEDETVVEPLEELLNSWFAAHA from the coding sequence ATGAACATCCGTGCTGAAATCCAGCGTACCCCGGCGGAGGCGGCGATCATCGACGCTTTCGGCGAGCGGCTTTCGCTCCTGCCCGGCGATGGCGCAGTCATGATCAAGCGCGACAACGCGATCGAGCAGATCAAGGCTGGCCTGCCGACCCGTCGTGTCGAGTCCTGGCATTACACCGACCTGCGTCGCCTTCTTGCATCCGTGCCGGCCTTCGATGCCAGCGCTGCTGCCAAGACCATAGCGCCTCTGCTCGAAGGCTCGACCCTGCTGCCGATCGTCAACGGCGTGTCGGCGACGACGCCTTCCGTCGAAGGTGTCACCTTCCAGCGCCTCGGCGACAAGCTGGTCGACGGCAGCTATGCGCCGGCGCTCGTCACTTACGGCAGCGATGACACTGTCGGTGCGTTGAATACCGCCTTTGTCGGCGACGGCTATTTTGTCGACATCGAAGACGGCGCCCAGGTCGAAAAGCCGATCGAGCTGCAGAATATCCAGGCCGGTGGCCAGGTCCATGTCCGCCTGCCGGTTCGTGTCGGCGCTGGCGCCAGGGTAACCATCGTCGAGCGCCAGACGGGCGAGGGCGCTGGTCTCGTCAGCTCCGTCAGCCAGCTTTTGCTCGGCGACGACGCCGAGGTACTGTGGCTGATCGTCCAGGACCAGCCTGAGACGGCGACCCATCTCGCCCAGTTCAAGGCCGAGCTCGGCAAGAACGCCAAGCTGACCCTGTTCGTCATGAACGCCGGCGGAAAGCTTGTGCGCCAGGAAGTCATCGTCAAGGCGACAGGCGAAGGCGCCGACTTCAAGCTGCGCGGCGTCAACCTGCTCGCCGGCGACTGCCATGTCGACGTCACCATGGTGCTCGATCACGCCGTGCCTCATACGTCTTCGACCGAGGTCGTGCGCAACGTCGTCACCGGGCGCGCCAAGGGCGTGTTCCAGGGCCGCATCAACGTGCACCAGATCGCCCAGAAGACCGACGCCCGCATGGCCTGCAACACGCTGTTGCTGTCCGACGACGGCGAGTTCTCGACCAAGCCCGAGCTCGAAATCTTCGCCGACGACGTCGCCTGCGGCCATGGCGCCACCGTCACCGAGATCGACCGCAACCATCTGTTCTACCTGATGGCGCGCGGCATCGACGAAAAGTCCGCCCGCGGCCTTCTCGTTCGTGCGTTCCTGGCCGAGGTCATCGAGGAGCTTGAGGACGAGACGGTCGTCGAACCGCTGGAAGAACTGCTGAACAGCTGGTTTGCGGCGCACGCCTGA